From a region of the Hevea brasiliensis isolate MT/VB/25A 57/8 unplaced genomic scaffold, ASM3005281v1 Scaf5, whole genome shotgun sequence genome:
- the LOC110659110 gene encoding uncharacterized protein LOC110659110 — protein sequence MAQFTAQGRLKLLFNGGGFRLKLLGNGFVGGLRSFQLQKGKLKYIGSRTRLHASSFSKKSEHFNAEASLSARQESESDESEDYDNQFETDDLACFRGLVLDISYRPVNVVCWKRAICLEFMEKADVLEYYDQTVSSPSGSFYIPAVLRVPHLLQVVKRRRIRSNLSRKNILFWDNYTCQYCSSCENLTIDHVLPTAQGGEWTWENLVTACAKCNSKKGQKTIEEANMKLIKVPKAPKDFNILAITLTSAAIKMLKMRKGTPEEWHQYLATPSSEP from the exons ATGGCTCAATTCACAGCACAAGGGCGCTTGAAATTGCTATTTAATGGTGGTGGATTTCGCCTTAAGCTTCTTGGCAATGGTTTCGTTGGTGGGTTAAGATCATTTCAGCTCCAAAAGGGAAAGCTCAAGTATATTGGTTCACGTACAAGGCTCCATGCTTCTTCTTTTAGCAAGAAATCCGAGCATTTCAATGCGGAGGCAAGTCTCAGTGCAAGGCAAGAGAGTGAGAGTGATGAGAGTGAAGATTATGACAATCAGTTTGAGACAGATGATTTGGCTTGCTTTAGAGGTCTGGTCTTGGATATCTCTTACAG GCCAGTCAATGTTGTCTGCTGGAAGAGAGCTATATGTTTGGAATTCATGGAGAAG GCTGATGTACTAGAATATTATGATCAAACTGTAAGTTCCCCAAGTGGATCCTTCTACATACCAGCTGTATTAAGG GTTCCACATCTGCTGCAGGTTGTTAAGAGAAGAAGGATAAGAAGTAATCTTAGTCGTAAGAACATATTATTTTGGGACAACTATACTTGTCA GTATTGCTCTTCATGTGAGAACTTGACCATTGACCATGTTCTACCAACTGCACAAGGAGGAGAATGGACATGGGAAAATCTG GTTACTGCTTGTGCCAAATGCAACTCAAAGAAAGGTCAGAAAACTATAGAAGAGGCAAATATGAAGCTGATTAAGGTCCCCAAG GCCCCAAAAGACTTTAACATACTCGCCATAACACTGACAAGTGCAGCAATAAAGATGCTGAAGATGAGAAAAGGGACGCCTGAAGAGTGGCATCAATATTTGGCAACACCATCCTCAGAGCCATGA
- the LOC110659111 gene encoding TATA-box-binding protein 2 isoform X1, with protein sequence MAEQGGLEGSQPVDLSKHPSGIVPTLQNIVSTVNLDCKLDLKQIALQARNAEYNPKRFAAVIMRIREPKTTALIFASGKMVCTGAKSEQQSKLAARKYARIIQKLGFPAKFKDFKIQNIVGSCDVKFPIRLEGLAYSHGAFSSYEPELFPGLIYRMKQPKIVLLIFVSGKIVITGAKVRDETYTAFENIYPVLTEFRKVQQ encoded by the exons ATGGCAGAGCAAGGAGGCTTGGAAGGGAGCCAGCCTGTGGATCTTTCCAAGCACCCTTCTGGCATTGTTCCCACTCTTCA GAACATTGTATCAACAGTGAACTTAGATTGTAAGTTGGATCTTAAGCAAATTGCATTGCAAGCACGTAATGCAGAATACAACCCAAAG CGTTTTGCTGCCGTTATTATGAGAATTAGGGAACCAAAAACTACTGCATTGATTTTTGCCTCTGGGAAGATG GTGTGTACGGGTGCAAAAAGTGAGCAGCAGTCAAAATTGGCAGCAAGGAAG TATGCTCGAATTATCCAAAAGCTTGGGTTTCCTGCCAAGTTTAAG GATTTCAAGATTCAGAATATTGTTGGTTCCTGTGATGTGAAGTTCCCTATCAGACTTGAAGGTCTGGCATACTCTCATGGTGCTTTCTCAAGT TATGAACCTGAGCTCTTTCCAGGCCTAATTTATCGCATGAAACAGCCGAAGATTGTGCTGCTTATTTTTGTTTCAGGAAAAATTGTGATCACAGGAGCCAAG GTAAGGGATGAGACATACACAGCCTTTGAGAATATATACCCTGTGCTAACTGAGTTCAGGAAGGTCCAACAATG A
- the LOC110659111 gene encoding TATA-box-binding protein 2 isoform X3, which produces MAEQGGLEGSQPVDLSKHPSGIVPTLQNIVSTVNLDCKLDLKQIALQARNAEYNPKRFAAVIMRIREPKTTALIFASGKMVCTGAKSEQQSKLAARKYARIIQKLGFPAKFKDFKIQNIVGSCDVKFPIRLEGLAYSHGAFSSVRDETYTAFENIYPVLTEFRKVQQ; this is translated from the exons ATGGCAGAGCAAGGAGGCTTGGAAGGGAGCCAGCCTGTGGATCTTTCCAAGCACCCTTCTGGCATTGTTCCCACTCTTCA GAACATTGTATCAACAGTGAACTTAGATTGTAAGTTGGATCTTAAGCAAATTGCATTGCAAGCACGTAATGCAGAATACAACCCAAAG CGTTTTGCTGCCGTTATTATGAGAATTAGGGAACCAAAAACTACTGCATTGATTTTTGCCTCTGGGAAGATG GTGTGTACGGGTGCAAAAAGTGAGCAGCAGTCAAAATTGGCAGCAAGGAAG TATGCTCGAATTATCCAAAAGCTTGGGTTTCCTGCCAAGTTTAAG GATTTCAAGATTCAGAATATTGTTGGTTCCTGTGATGTGAAGTTCCCTATCAGACTTGAAGGTCTGGCATACTCTCATGGTGCTTTCTCAAGT GTAAGGGATGAGACATACACAGCCTTTGAGAATATATACCCTGTGCTAACTGAGTTCAGGAAGGTCCAACAATG A
- the LOC110659111 gene encoding TATA-box-binding protein 2 isoform X2: protein MAEQGGLEGSQPVDLSKHPSGIVPTLQNIVSTVNLDCKLDLKQIALQARNAEYNPKRFAAVIMRIREPKTTALIFASGKMVCTGAKSEQQSKLAARKYARIIQKLGFPAKFKDFKIQNIVGSCDVKFPIRLEGLAYSHGAFSSYEPELFPGLIYRMKQPKIVLLIFVSGKIVITGAKVNSAAIVHL, encoded by the exons ATGGCAGAGCAAGGAGGCTTGGAAGGGAGCCAGCCTGTGGATCTTTCCAAGCACCCTTCTGGCATTGTTCCCACTCTTCA GAACATTGTATCAACAGTGAACTTAGATTGTAAGTTGGATCTTAAGCAAATTGCATTGCAAGCACGTAATGCAGAATACAACCCAAAG CGTTTTGCTGCCGTTATTATGAGAATTAGGGAACCAAAAACTACTGCATTGATTTTTGCCTCTGGGAAGATG GTGTGTACGGGTGCAAAAAGTGAGCAGCAGTCAAAATTGGCAGCAAGGAAG TATGCTCGAATTATCCAAAAGCTTGGGTTTCCTGCCAAGTTTAAG GATTTCAAGATTCAGAATATTGTTGGTTCCTGTGATGTGAAGTTCCCTATCAGACTTGAAGGTCTGGCATACTCTCATGGTGCTTTCTCAAGT TATGAACCTGAGCTCTTTCCAGGCCTAATTTATCGCATGAAACAGCCGAAGATTGTGCTGCTTATTTTTGTTTCAGGAAAAATTGTGATCACAGGAGCCAAGGTGAATTCAGCAGCTATTGTCCATCTGTGA
- the LOC110659113 gene encoding early nodulin-93 — MGIPSEMRDYLAQTLRSKKYNTSFVIPSPAEDQRILESKRCTQEGVRAGTKAAAITCVVTAIPTLTAVRVIPWAKANLNYTAQALIISAASIAAYFITADKTILECARRNAQYDKTT; from the exons ATGGGGATCCCATCAGAAATGAGAGATTACTTGGCTCAGACGCTGAGGAGCAAAAAGTATAATACTTCCTTTGTGATACCTTCTCCAGCTGAGGATCAGAGGATTTTGGAATCTAAACGTTGCACTCAAG AAGGTGTTCGTGCCGGAACCAAGGCTGCTGCTATTACTTGTGTTGTCACTGCCATCCCTACT TTGACTGCTGTACGTGTGATTCCTTGGGCAAAGGCAAATCTCAATTATACTGCTCAAGCACTCATCATCTCAGCTG CATCAATTGCTGCATATTTCATCACTGCTGACAAGACTATCTTGGAGTGTGCAAGAAGAAATGCTCAATATGACAAAACAACTTGA
- the LOC110659112 gene encoding uncharacterized protein LOC110659112, which produces MADSESNLQSKLRCHHCAGPLSKEMETSDWTIPPLIRDSFSMIGSAVGGTTSAFYGFNHVMPVVRKWVKGPMWVHFLIGAPPVIVFSSACAGLAGGAVPALAQLASSSYHAAVSSPSLPPPSHDQKMHGSRSSSTL; this is translated from the exons ATGGCGGATTCGGAATCGAACCTTCAAAGCAAATTGCGATGCCATCATTGTGCAGGCCCTCTTTCCAAGGAGATG GAAACTAGCGATTGGACTATTCCACCTCTAATCAGAGATAGCTTTTCCATG ATTGGTTCTGCTGTTGGTGGTACAACGAGCGCATTCTATGGATTCAACCATG TGATGCCAGTTGTTCGGAAGTGGGTAAAAGGACCAATGTGGGTGCATTTCCTCATTGGC GCACCACCTGTAATAGTATTCTCTTCTGCCTGCGCGGGTTTAGCAG GTGGTGCTGTTCCAGCGCTAGCCCAACTTGCTTCATCTTCTTACCATGCAGCGGTGTCATCTCCTTCACTTCCTCCTCCATCACATGATCAGAAGATGCATGGCTCCAGAAGTTCCTCTACTTTGTGA